The Fuscovulum sp. sequence GGGTATCGGCTTCGCCCAGCAGCATTTCGTTATGCGGCTTGCCCGACGGGATCATGGGGAAGCAGTTTTCGTGCTTTTCCACGAGGCAATCAAAGATCACCGGGCCGTCATAGCGCAGCATGTCCATGATCGCGTCATCAAGATCGGCGGGATCAGAACATTTGATGCCCTTGCAACCGAATGCTTCGGCCAGTTTCACGAAATCGGGGAGGCTTTCGCTCCAGCTGTGCGAATAGCGTTCGCCGTGCAGCAGTTCCTGCCACTGGCGCACCATGCCGAGCCGTTCGTTGTTCAGGATGAACTGCTTGACCGGGGCGCGGAACTGGATCGCGGTGCCCATTTCCTGCATGTTCATCAGCCAGGATGCTTCGCCCGCAACGTTGATGACGAGCGCGTCGGGATGGGCGATCTGAACGCCGATGGAGGCAGGCAGACCATAGCCCATGGTGCCAAGGCCACCCGATGTCATCCAGCGGTTGGGATCTTCAAAGCCAAGGAATTGCGCGGCCCACATCTGATGCTGGCCCACTTCGGTGGTGATGTAACGATCCATGCCTTTGGTCAGCGCCTCAAGCCGCTGGAGCGCGTGCTGGGGTTTGATGACCTTTGTGCTGTTCTTGAAGGACAGGCAGTTCACCGCCCGCCATTCGTTGATCTGCTTCCACCATTTGTCGAGGCCTGCGCGGTTGGTCTTGCTGCCGCGCGCCTTCCAGATGCGGAGCACCTCTTCCAGCACAAGGGTGATGTCGCCAAGGATCGGCACGTCGACGCGGATCACCTTGTTGATGGAGGACGGGTCGATGTCGATGTGGGCCTTGCGGGAATTGGGCGAGAAATCCTTGACGCGGCCGGTGATGCGGTCGTCGAAGCGGGCGCCAACGTTGATCATCAGATCGCAGCCATGCATGGCGAGGTTGGCCTCATAAAGACCATGCATCCCCAGCATCCCCAGCCAGTTCTTGCCCGAGGCCGGATAGGCACCCAGCCCCATCAGCGTGGAGGTGACGGGGAAATCCGTGGCGGCGGTCAGTTCGCGCAGCAACTGGCTGGCCTTGGGGCCGGAATTGATGACGCCGCCGCCGGTGTAGAGGATCGGGCGTTCGGCGGTTTCCATCATTTCCACAAGGCGGGTGATCGCCTCGGTGTCGCCCTGCACGCGGGGCTGATAATGCGACACCTTGGTCTTTTCGCGCGGCGTGTATTCGGCGGTGGCGAATTGCACATCCTTGGGGATGTCGATCAGCACCGGGCCGGGGCGGCCCGAGGTGGCCACATGGAAGGCCTGATGGATGGTTTCCGACAGCTTCGCCGTGTCTTTCACCAGCCAGTTATGTTTCGTGCAGGGGCGGGTGATGCCGACGGTGTCGGCCTCTTGGAACCCGTCGGTGCCAATCATGAAGGTGGGAACCTGACCCGTCAGCACCACCAGAGGGATGGAATCCATCAGCGCGTCGACAAGGCCGGTCACGGCATTGGTGGCACCGGGGCCAGAGGTGACCAGCACGACGCCCGGCTTGCCGGTCGAACGGGCATAGCCTTCGGCCATGTGGACAGCGCCCTGTTCGTGGCGCACGAGGATGTGGCGGATATCATTCTGCTGAAAGATTTCGTCATAGATCGGCAGCACGGCCCCGCCGGGATAGCCGAACACGACCTCGACCCCCTGATCCTTCAGGGCCTGCACCACCATTCTTGCGCCGCTCATCTGCTTGGTCATCGTCATCCATCCTTGTTCGGGCCACTGCCCCGTCATCGCGCAACAAAAAGCCCCCGGTTTTCGATCCGGGGGCGCATGGGAGCCATATGGCCAGCGTTACCGCCCCATGCGCCATCGTCCTACGTCTACGAGAATGCCGGACATATCCGTTCCTCTTGTTACCGCGGCGGACACTATGGCGGGCGGAATGGGGCGTCAACCGCAAAAACAGGCTTAAAGTGTCGCAGGGAGGTGAAAAATTGCACTATTCTTTCCCATTGCTGCCAATTCGCGCAACTTTTGAAAAGGTGGGGTGAGTTTCGGCATAAACCGCGCAAAGATTGTGGATCGCACTTGAAAAGAGAAGCGGACTGAACAACTACTCATTGTATGGCCGCGTCAGACGGCCAGCGTACTCGGGGGGAAGGAATTGCAGGGTCTTTTGACGCTCGCGTCCGGCATTGACCGGATGAACAAGTTCTTTGGAATCGTGGCGTCGATCATGGTGGCATCGGCCTGTCTGATCAGCGCGCTGAATGCGATTTCGCGCTATGCATTCGATATCTCTTCCAACGCGTTCCTTGAGATCCAGTGGCAGATGTATGCCGCAACCTTTCTTCTTGGCGCGCCCTGGGTGTTCAAGCTGAATGAACATGTGCGCGTCGATCTGCTTTACAGCATCTATCAGCCGCGCACGAAGCTGTGGGTCGATGTATTCGGGCTGCTGTTCTTTCTGTTTCCGGTCTGCTTCATCATGCTTGAGATGGCCTTCCCCTGGGCCTGGAATGCCATGGTGGCGGGCGAGATTTCGGCCAATGCGGGGGGGCTGCCCGTGTGGCCGGTCAAGCTGCTCTTGCCGCTGGGGTTCACGCTGCTGCTGTTGCAGGGCGTGGCCGAACTGATCCGGCGCGTGGCTGCCTTGCGCGGCGAAATTGCGCTGGACCTCAGCTACGAAAAACCTCTGCAATGACCGGAAAGGCCGCGCATGCTTGAATACGGTTTCCTCGCCCCGGCGATGTTCGCGGGCCTGATCTGCTTTCTGTTGGTTGGTTTTCCGGTGGCCTTCTCGCTGGCAGCCCTTGGCCTTTCCTTTGGGTTCATCGCGATTGAGGTGGGATATTTCGGGCTGCCGTTCCTGCAGGCGCTGCCGGCGCGGGTGTTCGGCATCATGTCGAACGATCTGCTGCTGGCCATCCCGTTCTTTACCTTCATGGGGGTCGTGCTGGAGAAATCGGGTCTGGCCGAGGACCTGATGGAAGGGTTTGGCCAGTTGTTCGGGCCGATCCCGGGCGGCATCGCCTATGCGGTGATCTTTGTGGGCGCAATTCTGGGGGCCATCACCGGGACGGTGGCGGCATCCGTCATCGCCATCGGGATGATCT is a genomic window containing:
- a CDS encoding acetolactate synthase 3 large subunit produces the protein MTKQMSGARMVVQALKDQGVEVVFGYPGGAVLPIYDEIFQQNDIRHILVRHEQGAVHMAEGYARSTGKPGVVLVTSGPGATNAVTGLVDALMDSIPLVVLTGQVPTFMIGTDGFQEADTVGITRPCTKHNWLVKDTAKLSETIHQAFHVATSGRPGPVLIDIPKDVQFATAEYTPREKTKVSHYQPRVQGDTEAITRLVEMMETAERPILYTGGGVINSGPKASQLLRELTAATDFPVTSTLMGLGAYPASGKNWLGMLGMHGLYEANLAMHGCDLMINVGARFDDRITGRVKDFSPNSRKAHIDIDPSSINKVIRVDVPILGDITLVLEEVLRIWKARGSKTNRAGLDKWWKQINEWRAVNCLSFKNSTKVIKPQHALQRLEALTKGMDRYITTEVGQHQMWAAQFLGFEDPNRWMTSGGLGTMGYGLPASIGVQIAHPDALVINVAGEASWLMNMQEMGTAIQFRAPVKQFILNNERLGMVRQWQELLHGERYSHSWSESLPDFVKLAEAFGCKGIKCSDPADLDDAIMDMLRYDGPVIFDCLVEKHENCFPMIPSGKPHNEMLLGEADTQGVIGAKGAVLV
- a CDS encoding TRAP transporter small permease subunit codes for the protein MTLASGIDRMNKFFGIVASIMVASACLISALNAISRYAFDISSNAFLEIQWQMYAATFLLGAPWVFKLNEHVRVDLLYSIYQPRTKLWVDVFGLLFFLFPVCFIMLEMAFPWAWNAMVAGEISANAGGLPVWPVKLLLPLGFTLLLLQGVAELIRRVAALRGEIALDLSYEKPLQ